In Miscanthus floridulus cultivar M001 unplaced genomic scaffold, ASM1932011v1 fs_848_4_5, whole genome shotgun sequence, a single window of DNA contains:
- the LOC136533308 gene encoding nuclear transport factor 2-like: MASPPPPPVAAAAPAAAASGSPPPAQVVGNAFVHQYYNILHQSPELVYRFYQEASRLGRPAGTGADGLDTVTTMGAINEKIVSMGIDRAEIKAVDAQESLCGGVTVLVMGHLTGRNGVSREFVQSFFLAPQEKGYFVLNDILRYVGEGGGDEGAEQPPPQQLAPEIAADVDTATPAPILANGTVGGDTVTVPRDASPQPECQVAEPALNPKEEVLNGEDVCNLPNDVENPVVEETPVPEVINEVPNNVAVAPPISSPPVPLEEAPKKSYASIVKVMKEYRPPAPAVPSRPAPPKTEKQASPAPAPVADAPAFTPNPQSSSFQDPEVDAHAIYVRGLPLNATPQQLEEEFKRFGAIKHEGIQVRSNKIQGFCYGFVEFEDASAVQTAIEASPVTIGGRQCYVEEKRTTGSRGGSRGGRFPPGRGGNFRGEGIRGRGTYNGGRGYGRGEFSYRSDYGGRGGGRGGSSRGGDVGYQRVDHSGTASGRGARAPSAATAVAK, encoded by the exons atggcgtcgccgccgccgcctcccgtcGCAGCCGCTGCCCCAGCCGCCGCGGCGTCCggatcgccgccgccggcgcaagTG GTGGGCAACGCCTTTGTGCATCAGTACTACAACATCCTGCACCAGTCGCCGGAGCTCGTCTACCGCTTCTACCAGGAGGCCAGCCGCCTCGGGCGCCCCGCCGGCACCGGCGCCGACGGCCTGGACACGGTCACCACCATGGGC GCGATTAACGAGAAGATCGTgtccatgggcatcgaccgggcGGAGATCAAGGCGGTGGACGCGCAGGAATCGCTCTGTGGCGGCGTCACCGTGCTCGTCATGGGCCACCTTACGGGGAGGAACGGCGTCAGCCGCGAGTTCGTGCAGTCCTTCTTCCTTGCGCCGCAGGAGAAGGGCTACTTCGTTCTCAACGACATACTGCGCTACGTTGGGGAGGGGGGAGGGGACGAGGGGGCcgagcagccgccgccgcagcagctggCACCGGAGATTGCTGCGGATGTGGACACCGCCACCCCTGCTCCTATCCTGGCCAACGGCACTGTCGGAGGGGACACAGTGACCGTTCCTCGGG ATGCTTCGCCTCAGCCCGAGTGCCAGGTGGCTGAGCCTGCACTTAATCCAAAGGAGGAAGTTCTGAACGGGGAGGATGTTTGTAACCTGCCAAATGATGTGGAGAATCCTGTTGTTGAGGAAACACCGGTTCCTGAGGTCATAAATGAAGTGCCGAATAATGTAGCAGTCGCTCCACCAATTTCATCTCCCCCTGTACCACTGGAGGAGGCACCAAAGAAGTCATATGCTTCAATT GTAAAAGTCATGAAAGAATATCGACCACCAGCACCTGCAGTTCCATCCAGACCTGCACCCCCGAAAACAGAGAAGCAAGCCTCTCCTGCCCCCGCTCCGGTTGCCGATGCTCCAGCTTTCACCCCTAATCCTCAGAGCAGCAGCTTTCAAGATCCAGAAG TTGATGCACATGCCATATATGTGCGAGGTCTGCCATTAAATGCCACACCACAACAATTAGAGGAAGAATTCAAGAGATTTGGCGCCATTAAACATGAAGGCATCCAAGTTAGAAGCAACAAG ATCCAAGGGTTTTGTTATGGCTTTGTAGAATTTGAGGATGCCAGTGCAGTTCAAACTGCAATAGAG GCTTCTCCTGTTACTATTGGTGGACGGCAATGTTATGTTGAAGAGAAAAGAACTACTGGTTCTCGTG GTGGTAGCAGGGGAGGAAGGTTTCCACCGGGTAGAGGTGGCAACTTCCGAGGTGAAGGCATTAGAGGCCGTGGTACATACAATGGAGGCCGAGGGTACGGAAGGGGCGAGTTCAGTTATCGATCTGATTATGGAGGCCGAGGTGGTGGCAGGGGTGGCTCATCACGTGGAGGTGACGTCGGCTACCAGCGGGTCGACCACTCTGGTACAGCCAGTGGTCGTGGTGCCCGGGCACCATCTGCCGCCACTGCTGTCGCAAAGTGA